Proteins found in one Halobaculum sp. MBLA0147 genomic segment:
- a CDS encoding NAD-dependent epimerase/dehydratase family protein, whose amino-acid sequence MDLTDRRILVTGGAGLIGSHLAARLAADNDVVVADDLSKGARDRVPEAATFVETDVTDPDDVAAVLDESVDTVFHLAAITDTNFDDDRVMFERNTEMTHTLLERAREVGVDEFVFTSSSTVYGEAPRPTPEDYAPLEPISVYGSSKLADEALLSTYAHSYGIQSWVFRFANIVGPRQRGTVVPDFIEKLQDDPETLTILGDGRQEKSYLHVEDCVDAICHVVEHADATLNTYNLGARTTTSVNRIADVVSDVMGLDPEYEYTGGDRGWTGDVPKMRLSVEKLAALGWEPPRSSDEAVRRAAEELYEELR is encoded by the coding sequence ATGGATCTGACCGACCGGCGGATTCTGGTCACCGGCGGTGCAGGGCTCATCGGCTCGCACCTCGCGGCTCGACTCGCGGCGGACAACGACGTGGTCGTCGCCGACGACCTCTCGAAGGGGGCACGCGACCGCGTCCCCGAGGCCGCGACGTTCGTCGAGACGGACGTGACGGACCCCGACGACGTGGCGGCGGTCCTCGACGAGTCCGTCGACACCGTGTTCCACCTCGCGGCGATCACGGACACGAACTTCGACGACGACCGCGTCATGTTCGAGCGGAACACGGAGATGACACACACCCTGCTGGAACGAGCCCGCGAGGTGGGCGTCGACGAGTTCGTCTTCACCTCCTCCTCGACGGTGTACGGCGAGGCGCCGCGTCCGACGCCGGAGGACTACGCCCCGCTGGAGCCGATCAGCGTCTACGGCTCGAGCAAACTCGCCGACGAGGCGCTGCTGTCGACGTACGCCCACAGCTACGGGATCCAGTCGTGGGTGTTCCGGTTCGCCAACATCGTCGGCCCGCGCCAGCGCGGCACCGTCGTCCCGGACTTCATCGAGAAACTACAGGACGATCCGGAGACGTTGACGATCCTCGGCGACGGCCGCCAGGAGAAGTCGTACCTCCACGTCGAGGACTGTGTCGACGCCATCTGTCACGTCGTCGAACACGCCGACGCCACGCTCAACACCTACAACCTCGGGGCGCGGACGACCACCTCGGTCAACCGCATCGCCGACGTGGTGAGCGACGTGATGGGGCTGGACCCCGAGTACGAGTACACCGGCGGGGACCGCGGCTGGACGGGTGACGTGCCGAAGATGCGCCTCTCCGTCGAGAAGTTGGCCGCGCTCGGCTGGGAACCGCCGCGGTCCAGCGACGAGGCCGTCCGACGGGCCGCCGAGGAGCTGTACGAGGAACTGCGCTGA
- a CDS encoding ATP-binding protein, with product MSYESSHAHLLDELDRLRVALEHYVTDGRSESHTLDETTDGPVDDLTALSMAVPDDVRDRLGTRRETISEERAATEDVTLRLELLQKRFDLSRNHLDVLLLAVAPEVDDEFGELYATTHEARAVPNPTVQFVESLFGVDEQDSLTAFGLVDTDSPLRRHGLVEVTPTTDKPGGDRYRVVEPSDRVRSYLKGTGGFDRGLADTARVVTAETVVDELRLDASTTERVERLRTTPDSESRVYYFHGSAGSEKRRAVEALVDGELLRGDLDRLLDEGLLERFRREALLQDCPVHLRNVSAATSDPGDATPADVPDPEERPTVEDVLDTLAALERDVYLTGEESWTPTSGRRDTAYTLVEFSDPSFEIRRDIWEGYRDDLAAEVDPTTLASTFELTQGQIDDAVTTARALADDPDEPLSLETIREGCTAQSAEGLEDLAEKIEPDADWDEVVLTRDTEAELREVAARVRHRGTVYEQWGFEERFSRGTGVVALFAGPSGTGKTLSAEVIAADAGMDLYKIDLSSVVSKYIGETEENLERIFDAARDSNAILLFDEADAVFGQRAGVSDATDRYANVEVNYLLQRIESYDGVVLLTTNNESHMDDAFVRRIHQTVQFERPQERERQRIWRVMFPEDTPTEGIDYDLLSQFDMPGGNIRNVAQTAAVLAADDDGVVRMKHVVRATERELNKIGKLLNPPDFGEYRRYLRSTSDSEPPAEEERDDEPVDDAATRESVTRKLGGDPSAGQDESDENGAIPSDGTTSDDRATGDERATGNDRRNGSKADNMGVQTVTETVETDEWAKRYQDDEDGENRPSPENVVMGFFDDLLDGDRRGAHDRFHSEGYADRFSDRDAAMLRDRHRGLSSFERIVDTDRRVVLRFDQRFPDQSVTLEYELRTERGQWRIFDYGRAGKR from the coding sequence ATGTCCTACGAGTCGAGCCACGCTCACCTGTTGGACGAACTCGACCGCCTCCGCGTCGCGCTCGAACACTACGTCACCGACGGGCGGTCCGAGTCACACACCCTCGACGAGACCACCGATGGGCCCGTCGACGACCTCACCGCACTCTCGATGGCCGTTCCCGACGACGTCCGGGACCGACTCGGTACACGTCGCGAGACGATCTCCGAGGAGCGTGCAGCCACCGAGGACGTGACCCTCCGACTCGAACTCCTACAGAAGCGGTTCGACCTCTCGCGGAACCACCTCGACGTTCTGTTGTTGGCCGTCGCACCCGAAGTCGACGACGAGTTCGGGGAGTTGTACGCGACCACGCACGAGGCGCGGGCGGTCCCGAACCCGACCGTCCAGTTCGTCGAGTCGTTGTTCGGCGTCGACGAACAGGACAGCCTCACGGCCTTCGGCTTGGTGGACACCGACTCGCCACTCCGTCGCCACGGACTGGTGGAGGTCACCCCGACCACAGACAAACCGGGTGGCGACCGGTACCGTGTCGTGGAACCCTCGGACAGAGTCAGGAGCTACCTGAAGGGAACGGGTGGGTTCGATCGGGGACTTGCCGACACGGCACGGGTCGTGACGGCGGAGACGGTCGTCGACGAGCTCCGTCTCGACGCGTCGACCACCGAGCGGGTGGAGCGTCTCCGCACGACACCGGACAGCGAGAGTCGCGTCTACTACTTCCACGGATCGGCAGGCTCGGAGAAGCGGCGTGCAGTGGAGGCCCTGGTTGACGGTGAGCTCCTCCGTGGTGATCTCGACCGACTACTCGACGAGGGACTCTTGGAGCGGTTCCGTCGTGAGGCGTTGTTACAGGACTGCCCCGTTCACCTTCGGAACGTCTCCGCAGCCACGTCAGACCCGGGGGACGCGACGCCGGCGGACGTACCGGACCCCGAGGAGCGCCCGACCGTGGAGGACGTACTCGACACACTCGCGGCACTGGAACGCGACGTGTACCTCACTGGCGAAGAGTCGTGGACGCCCACGTCGGGGCGACGCGACACCGCGTACACCCTCGTCGAGTTCTCAGACCCGTCGTTCGAGATTCGCCGCGACATCTGGGAGGGGTACCGCGACGACCTCGCTGCCGAGGTGGACCCGACGACACTGGCGAGTACGTTCGAACTCACACAGGGGCAGATCGACGACGCGGTCACCACCGCACGGGCGCTCGCCGACGATCCAGACGAACCCCTCTCGTTGGAGACGATCCGCGAAGGCTGTACCGCACAGTCTGCGGAAGGACTCGAGGATCTGGCGGAGAAGATCGAGCCAGACGCCGACTGGGACGAGGTCGTCCTCACCCGTGACACCGAAGCGGAACTGCGCGAAGTCGCGGCGCGAGTCCGCCATCGCGGCACGGTGTACGAACAGTGGGGCTTCGAAGAGCGCTTCTCGCGTGGGACGGGTGTCGTCGCGCTGTTCGCTGGTCCCTCCGGAACGGGAAAGACGCTCTCGGCGGAGGTGATCGCCGCCGACGCCGGCATGGATCTGTACAAGATCGACCTCTCCAGCGTCGTCAGCAAGTACATCGGCGAGACGGAGGAGAACCTCGAGCGCATCTTCGACGCCGCACGCGACTCCAACGCGATTCTGTTGTTCGACGAGGCGGACGCCGTCTTCGGGCAGCGGGCGGGTGTGAGTGACGCCACCGACCGCTACGCGAACGTCGAAGTGAACTACCTCCTGCAGCGGATCGAGAGCTACGACGGCGTGGTGCTGCTCACGACGAACAACGAGTCGCACATGGACGACGCCTTCGTGCGCCGCATCCATCAGACGGTCCAGTTCGAGCGCCCGCAGGAACGGGAACGACAACGGATCTGGCGGGTGATGTTCCCCGAGGACACGCCGACGGAGGGGATCGACTACGATCTGTTGTCGCAGTTCGACATGCCGGGCGGGAACATCCGCAACGTCGCCCAGACAGCCGCGGTCCTCGCCGCGGACGACGATGGGGTCGTCCGGATGAAACACGTCGTCCGCGCCACCGAACGCGAACTGAACAAGATCGGGAAGTTACTCAACCCGCCCGACTTCGGCGAGTACCGTCGCTACCTCCGGAGTACCAGCGACTCCGAGCCGCCGGCCGAGGAGGAGAGAGACGACGAGCCAGTCGACGACGCGGCGACACGCGAGTCGGTCACCCGGAAACTCGGGGGAGACCCGTCGGCAGGCCAGGACGAGTCGGACGAGAACGGTGCGATCCCGTCGGACGGCACGACGAGTGATGATCGGGCGACGGGTGACGAGCGAGCCACGGGGAACGACCGGCGAAACGGCTCGAAGGCCGACAACATGGGCGTCCAGACCGTGACAGAGACGGTCGAGACGGACGAGTGGGCCAAACGGTACCAAGACGACGAGGACGGCGAGAACCGGCCGTCACCGGAGAACGTCGTGATGGGGTTCTTCGACGACCTGCTCGACGGCGACCGCCGAGGAGCTCACGACCGGTTCCACTCCGAGGGATACGCTGATCGGTTCTCCGACCGTGACGCGGCGATGCTGCGGGATCGCCACCGCGGGCTCTCCTCGTTCGAACGGATCGTCGACACCGACCGCCGTGTCGTGCTCCGCTTCGATCAGCGATTCCCGGACCAGTCGGTGACACTGGAGTACGAACTCCGGACGGAACGCGGCCAGTGGCGCATCTTCGACTACGGCCGTGCCGGGAAGCGGTGA
- a CDS encoding S8 family peptidase yields MSDSDVSRRGALRTIGAAAGAAGVSGLASANPGEKVEVNVGFANDAGARAFRRKSDEVVREFDFDAGTARMPKAAADGLENNPNVRYVEENGTMQALGETEPYGIDRVDADVTRTNGDTGNGADIAIIDTGIDADHPDLQANLGSGKSFVDCSTKGGCRYGAKPADNTCKATWDDDNNHGTHCAGTADAVDNTEGVVGVATEATLHAVKVLGKCGSGSFSDIAAGIEYTANQGWDVASMSLGGSSGSSALKDAVQYAASEGVFLVAAAGNSGPCTDCVGYPAAYSEVVAVGATDSSDTLANFSSTGPEVELAAPGVDVLSTITGDYKKYSGTSMACPHVAGAAGILMANGKTASEVRSTLTSTAEDVGLASNESGNGLLDAAAAAGLDSSDST; encoded by the coding sequence ATGTCAGACAGTGACGTGTCACGACGGGGCGCACTGCGTACGATCGGGGCGGCGGCCGGCGCGGCGGGCGTGTCGGGGCTCGCCTCCGCGAACCCGGGGGAGAAGGTCGAAGTGAACGTCGGGTTCGCGAACGACGCCGGGGCACGGGCCTTCCGCCGGAAGTCCGACGAAGTCGTACGGGAGTTCGACTTCGACGCGGGGACCGCACGGATGCCGAAGGCGGCCGCCGACGGGTTGGAGAACAACCCGAACGTCCGCTACGTCGAGGAGAACGGGACGATGCAGGCACTCGGCGAGACGGAGCCGTACGGCATCGACCGTGTCGACGCGGACGTGACACGGACGAACGGCGACACCGGCAACGGCGCGGACATCGCGATCATCGACACCGGGATCGACGCCGACCACCCGGACCTGCAGGCGAACCTCGGGAGCGGGAAGTCGTTCGTCGACTGTAGCACGAAGGGCGGCTGTCGGTACGGCGCCAAGCCCGCCGACAACACCTGTAAGGCGACGTGGGACGACGACAACAACCACGGTACCCACTGTGCGGGCACCGCCGACGCCGTCGACAACACCGAGGGTGTCGTCGGCGTCGCGACGGAGGCGACGCTGCACGCCGTGAAGGTGCTGGGCAAGTGTGGCTCCGGCTCGTTCTCGGACATCGCCGCGGGGATCGAGTACACCGCCAACCAGGGCTGGGACGTGGCGTCGATGTCGCTGGGTGGCTCCAGCGGCTCCTCGGCGCTGAAAGACGCCGTCCAGTACGCCGCGAGTGAGGGTGTCTTCCTGGTCGCCGCGGCCGGGAACTCCGGGCCGTGTACGGACTGTGTCGGCTACCCGGCCGCCTACAGCGAGGTCGTCGCCGTCGGCGCGACGGACTCCAGCGACACCCTCGCGAACTTCTCCTCGACCGGTCCCGAGGTCGAGCTCGCCGCGCCGGGTGTCGACGTGCTCTCGACGATCACCGGCGACTACAAGAAGTACTCCGGCACGTCGATGGCGTGTCCCCACGTCGCCGGCGCCGCCGGCATCCTGATGGCGAACGGCAAGACGGCCAGCGAGGTCCGCTCGACGCTCACCTCGACGGCCGAGGACGTCGGTCTCGCGAGCAACGAGTCCGGCAACGGGCTGCTCGACGCCGCCGCGGCCGCCGGTCTCGACTCCAGCGACTCCACCTGA
- a CDS encoding SDR family oxidoreductase, whose product MERTVLVTGSSSGIGRATVERFLEEDWTVYATARDPDDLDEFRGRDGCRVDQLDVTVDEHVDRVVERMIDETGRVDCLVNNAGYGQLGPVEDVPTEAVRDQYEVNVFGPHRLTRAVLPEMRRREDGTVIDVTSVAARLPFPGGGVYSGTKAALSAQDQALRAEVSGYGVDVVEVEPGPVETNFTDRAEAEMDGVDRSDAYEGVYRLFEDYGAVGGDGPLSVPPTAVADQIVAAASSTDPAPRYPVGPVARLATVADLLPLWARARLWAAVARLAGLGSDDD is encoded by the coding sequence ATGGAACGGACGGTGTTGGTGACGGGGAGCTCTTCTGGAATCGGCCGTGCGACCGTCGAACGGTTCCTCGAGGAAGACTGGACGGTGTACGCGACCGCTCGCGATCCGGACGACCTCGACGAGTTCCGGGGTCGCGACGGCTGTCGTGTCGACCAGTTGGACGTGACCGTCGACGAACACGTCGACCGCGTCGTCGAGCGGATGATCGACGAGACGGGACGGGTCGACTGTCTGGTGAACAACGCCGGTTACGGCCAACTCGGCCCGGTCGAGGACGTGCCCACGGAGGCCGTCCGCGACCAGTACGAGGTGAACGTGTTCGGCCCGCACCGCCTCACGCGGGCCGTGTTGCCGGAGATGCGCCGCCGCGAGGACGGCACGGTGATCGACGTGACCAGTGTCGCCGCACGGCTCCCGTTCCCGGGCGGCGGGGTCTACAGCGGGACGAAGGCGGCGCTGTCGGCACAGGACCAGGCGCTGCGCGCCGAGGTGTCGGGGTACGGGGTCGACGTGGTGGAGGTCGAACCCGGCCCGGTCGAGACGAACTTCACCGACCGCGCGGAGGCGGAGATGGACGGCGTCGACCGCTCGGACGCTTACGAGGGCGTCTACCGGCTGTTCGAAGACTACGGTGCGGTCGGCGGCGACGGGCCGCTGTCGGTGCCGCCGACGGCCGTCGCCGACCAGATCGTCGCCGCCGCGAGTTCGACCGACCCTGCACCCCGCTACCCCGTCGGGCCCGTCGCCCGCCTCGCGACCGTCGCCGACCTCCTGCCGCTGTGGGCCCGTGCCCGGCTGTGGGCCGCCGTCGCCCGCCTCGCCGGTCTGGGCAGCGACGACGACTGA
- a CDS encoding DUF5821 family protein: MPDERPTLDTIEPATALRETLAAVDGDGAVSLLDPPRVYLDALATLCREEAVPARLRVIAQTGPLSWLRDHFPNATLLQSAVEADRLAIRRHDCDRETPLAVGPGGAAPLLHVDSHAASAPFHEGAFLGHLRDRCAALWDDAEVYGLRAPAREAYRSTAPDHLGESFRDAFDEAVAVAASLDDPTAFHPVPAALVVGAERERLLYDLCRWGDASGVASSASFSRHKNRLEADGVIETENVPVEVGRPRQRLFLADTYRTRLAEGGREALLRATAVIE, encoded by the coding sequence ATGCCAGACGAGCGACCCACACTCGACACGATCGAGCCGGCGACTGCACTCCGCGAGACGCTGGCGGCCGTCGACGGCGACGGAGCGGTGTCGCTGCTCGACCCGCCGCGGGTGTACCTCGACGCACTCGCGACGCTGTGTCGCGAGGAGGCGGTGCCGGCGCGGCTCCGCGTGATCGCCCAGACCGGCCCGCTGTCGTGGCTCCGCGACCACTTCCCGAACGCGACGCTGTTGCAGAGTGCAGTCGAGGCAGACCGACTCGCGATTCGTCGTCACGACTGCGACCGCGAGACACCGCTGGCCGTCGGCCCGGGGGGCGCCGCGCCGTTGTTACACGTCGACAGTCACGCCGCGTCGGCGCCGTTCCACGAGGGAGCGTTCCTCGGTCACCTCCGGGATCGGTGTGCCGCGCTGTGGGACGACGCAGAGGTGTACGGACTCCGCGCCCCCGCTCGCGAGGCGTACCGATCGACGGCTCCGGACCACCTCGGCGAGTCGTTCCGGGACGCGTTCGACGAGGCCGTCGCCGTCGCGGCGTCGCTGGACGATCCGACGGCGTTCCACCCGGTCCCTGCGGCGCTGGTCGTCGGCGCCGAGCGAGAGCGACTGCTGTACGACCTCTGCCGGTGGGGCGACGCGAGCGGCGTCGCCTCCAGTGCCTCCTTCTCTCGGCACAAGAACCGGCTCGAAGCCGACGGCGTGATCGAGACGGAGAACGTCCCCGTGGAGGTCGGCCGCCCGCGTCAGCGACTGTTCCTCGCCGACACGTACCGGACCCGGCTCGCGGAGGGGGGTCGCGAGGCGCTCTTGCGGGCGACGGCCGTGATCGAGTGA
- a CDS encoding S8 family peptidase, producing the protein MSDSDVSRRGALRTIGAAAGAAGVSGLASANPGEKVEVNVGFENDRGAGAFRRKADEVVREFDFDAGTARMPKAAADGLENNPHIRYVEENGTMQALGETEPYGIDRVDADVTRANGTTGKGADIAIIDTGIDSDHPDLQANLGSGKAFVECGTGGFTGSCAFSGNSNDCNESWDDDNDHGTHCAGTADAVDNARDVVGVATEATLHAVKVLDCGGSGTFSDIAAGIEYTANQGWDVGSLSLGGSSGSSALKDAVQYATDKGVTLVAAAGNSGPCTDCVGFPAAYSEVIAVSATTSSDTLADFSSTGPEVELAAPGKNVLSTVPGGTTEFSGTSMACPHVAGAAGLLAADGVSDVETTLKTEAEDIGLASNESGSGLLDAAAAAGLDSSDST; encoded by the coding sequence ATGTCAGACAGTGACGTGTCACGACGGGGCGCACTGCGCACGATCGGGGCGGCGGCCGGCGCGGCGGGCGTGTCGGGGCTCGCCTCCGCGAATCCGGGCGAGAAGGTCGAAGTGAACGTCGGCTTCGAGAACGACCGTGGAGCGGGGGCCTTCCGCCGGAAGGCGGACGAGGTGGTACGGGAGTTCGACTTCGACGCCGGCACCGCGCGGATGCCGAAGGCGGCCGCCGACGGGTTGGAGAACAACCCACACATCCGGTACGTGGAAGAGAACGGGACGATGCAGGCACTCGGTGAGACGGAGCCGTACGGGATCGACCGCGTCGACGCGGACGTGACGCGAGCGAACGGGACCACCGGCAAGGGTGCCGACATCGCGATCATCGACACCGGGATCGACTCCGACCACCCGGACCTGCAGGCGAACCTCGGGAGCGGGAAGGCGTTCGTCGAGTGTGGCACCGGCGGGTTCACGGGGAGTTGTGCGTTCTCGGGCAACAGCAACGACTGCAACGAGTCGTGGGACGACGACAACGACCACGGCACCCACTGTGCGGGCACCGCCGACGCCGTCGACAACGCCCGCGACGTGGTCGGCGTCGCGACGGAGGCGACACTCCACGCGGTGAAGGTGCTGGACTGTGGCGGCTCGGGGACGTTCTCGGACATCGCCGCGGGGATCGAGTACACCGCCAACCAGGGCTGGGACGTGGGGAGTCTGAGTCTCGGCGGCTCCAGCGGCTCCTCCGCGCTGAAGGACGCCGTCCAGTACGCCACCGACAAGGGGGTCACGCTCGTCGCCGCGGCCGGGAACTCCGGGCCGTGTACGGACTGTGTCGGCTTCCCGGCCGCCTACAGCGAGGTGATCGCCGTCTCCGCGACCACGTCGAGTGACACCCTCGCGGACTTCTCCTCGACGGGGCCGGAGGTCGAACTCGCCGCGCCCGGGAAGAACGTGCTCTCGACGGTCCCCGGCGGGACGACGGAGTTCTCCGGCACGTCGATGGCGTGTCCCCACGTCGCCGGTGCCGCCGGTCTGCTCGCCGCCGACGGCGTCTCCGACGTGGAGACGACACTGAAGACCGAAGCCGAGGACATCGGCCTCGCCAGCAACGAGTCCGGGAGCGGGCTGCTCGACGCCGCCGCGGCCGCCGGTCTCGACTCCAGCGACTCCACTTGA
- a CDS encoding BsuPI-related putative proteinase inhibitor, whose protein sequence is MVTATLTTSHEDGALALTLAVENDGDEPVTAQFRDAQRVEFVATRDGDEVWRWSAGRMFGQALGTLELAPGETATFDGEWPDPPAGSYTIRGELAATDLAVSDERTVEL, encoded by the coding sequence ATGGTCACGGCGACACTGACGACGAGCCACGAGGACGGCGCGCTGGCACTGACACTCGCCGTCGAGAACGACGGTGACGAACCGGTCACTGCACAGTTCCGCGACGCACAGCGCGTCGAGTTCGTCGCGACGCGCGATGGCGACGAGGTGTGGCGGTGGTCTGCCGGTCGGATGTTCGGACAGGCGCTGGGTACGCTCGAATTGGCACCCGGCGAGACGGCGACGTTCGACGGGGAGTGGCCCGATCCACCGGCCGGCAGCTACACGATCCGCGGCGAACTCGCGGCGACCGATCTCGCGGTGAGCGACGAGCGGACGGTCGAGTTGTGA
- a CDS encoding DUF5821 family protein, producing MDTHAGTQKELLATFLRRVDEPIVTLPSRGLAYDCAEALAERDDHGPVQVLLGEHVESDLRWTTRARLADVQASDRGAVRVGTVTDIVVAGRRRVATLDRGVRPSIGYVGRCDARGVYERRWDAAESAALDTCGLETLSAEVADAFGPTAAEVATDVVSRRARGVPDPVSLLVWVGAVAETTTQRVIEVADRLGVASRRTVHRRVEEFQSEGLVQPVPTESDGLGRPERRLHVAVELPEEQRTPEPLVSALAQ from the coding sequence ATGGATACTCACGCGGGAACACAGAAGGAACTGCTCGCAACGTTCCTTCGACGGGTGGACGAGCCGATCGTGACGCTGCCGTCGCGGGGGCTGGCGTACGACTGTGCCGAGGCGCTGGCGGAACGAGACGACCACGGGCCGGTGCAGGTGCTGCTGGGCGAGCACGTCGAGTCGGACCTGCGCTGGACGACGCGGGCGCGGCTGGCCGACGTGCAGGCGTCGGATCGGGGCGCGGTGCGCGTCGGGACGGTGACGGACATCGTCGTCGCGGGACGACGGCGGGTCGCCACGCTGGATCGCGGCGTTCGACCGTCGATCGGCTACGTCGGCCGCTGTGACGCCCGCGGCGTCTACGAGCGGCGGTGGGACGCCGCGGAGTCGGCGGCACTCGACACCTGCGGGTTGGAGACACTGTCGGCGGAGGTCGCGGACGCGTTCGGCCCGACGGCCGCCGAGGTGGCGACGGACGTCGTGTCGCGTCGTGCGCGTGGCGTTCCGGACCCCGTGTCGCTCCTCGTGTGGGTCGGCGCCGTGGCCGAGACGACCACCCAGCGCGTGATCGAGGTCGCCGACCGCCTCGGGGTGGCGAGTCGGCGGACGGTCCACCGACGCGTCGAGGAGTTCCAGTCCGAGGGGTTGGTGCAACCGGTGCCGACGGAGAGCGACGGGTTGGGACGGCCGGAGCGTCGTCTCCACGTCGCCGTTGAGTTGCCCGAGGAACAGCGGACGCCCGAGCCGTTGGTGTCCGCGCTGGCGCAGTGA
- a CDS encoding DUF4157 domain-containing protein: MCRATETMGHQALRDRGKVTETDSGQSEESDGPQRWPSRADVGPTTVGPTTKEDIEEYYGREISSVDELQELQRLEKGYGGQVLRWIDEGMPIAAMGHKTKMQRFRDRKGTPVPWDIEHFNRLSRMDNTGKVNRDRRRGPDGEAGVPDSVREVISSPGRPLDTSIQRAVEERMGDSLGDVRIHTGPKAAAAAEQINARAFTVGNHVAFGAGEYDPESAEGQHVLAHELAHVRQQTGGDLSMLPEENVQLEIDPDPELEREAEETAQRVMAGGKLGIQKLSDSEVHVQRSIRGKASSLLDGISGVGSDETKLDVRQVGDTSGVEERLYALTENQQEIANRVEELSMAVEGGIFEKMADAGTGEAIKIGMTQAGKQSGLPFGEFLGSLSGAALQAIYNNREQVLEALGIKADSVDERGQLTGDGSSQADELGK; the protein is encoded by the coding sequence GTGTGTCGAGCAACGGAGACGATGGGACACCAGGCACTACGTGATCGAGGGAAGGTGACCGAGACGGACAGTGGACAGTCCGAGGAGAGCGACGGCCCGCAACGGTGGCCGTCGCGCGCCGACGTAGGCCCGACTACGGTCGGCCCGACGACCAAAGAAGACATCGAGGAGTACTACGGCCGGGAGATCTCGAGCGTCGACGAGCTTCAAGAACTCCAGCGGCTAGAGAAGGGGTACGGTGGGCAGGTTCTGCGATGGATCGACGAGGGCATGCCCATCGCCGCGATGGGGCACAAGACCAAGATGCAGCGGTTCCGCGACCGGAAAGGGACGCCCGTCCCCTGGGACATCGAACACTTCAACCGTCTCTCCCGGATGGACAACACCGGCAAAGTCAACAGAGACCGACGCCGCGGTCCCGACGGGGAGGCTGGCGTTCCCGACTCCGTGCGTGAGGTGATCTCCTCCCCCGGTCGGCCGCTGGACACCTCGATCCAGCGCGCTGTGGAGGAGCGAATGGGCGACTCGTTGGGTGACGTACGGATTCACACCGGGCCGAAAGCTGCTGCGGCAGCAGAGCAAATCAATGCGCGAGCGTTCACCGTCGGGAATCACGTCGCCTTCGGCGCTGGCGAGTACGACCCCGAGTCCGCGGAGGGACAGCACGTCCTGGCTCACGAGTTGGCGCACGTCCGCCAGCAGACCGGTGGCGATCTCTCGATGCTCCCGGAGGAGAATGTACAACTGGAGATCGATCCCGATCCCGAGTTGGAGCGAGAGGCCGAAGAAACCGCCCAGCGTGTGATGGCCGGCGGGAAACTCGGCATCCAGAAACTCTCGGACTCCGAGGTACACGTTCAGCGGTCGATCAGAGGGAAAGCCTCGTCTCTGCTCGATGGGATCAGTGGCGTCGGGTCTGACGAGACGAAGTTGGATGTCCGACAGGTCGGGGACACGTCTGGAGTGGAGGAGCGCTTGTACGCTCTCACCGAGAATCAACAGGAGATTGCGAACCGTGTCGAAGAGCTGTCGATGGCCGTTGAGGGTGGCATTTTCGAGAAGATGGCGGACGCCGGTACGGGTGAAGCCATCAAGATCGGGATGACACAGGCTGGAAAGCAGTCCGGCCTCCCGTTCGGAGAGTTCCTCGGGTCACTGTCTGGTGCCGCTCTACAGGCAATCTACAACAACCGTGAGCAGGTACTCGAGGCTCTTGGTATCAAAGCCGACAGTGTCGACGAGCGTGGACAACTGACCGGTGACGGTAGCTCTCAGGCCGACGAACTTGGGAAATAG
- a CDS encoding DUF4157 domain-containing protein, whose amino-acid sequence MLPEEDVQLEIDLDPELEREAEETAQRVMSGGKLGIQNLSDSDVHIQRSIRGRLSSALDMISGVGADETSLDTQSLGDASGVNERLNALAENQREIATRVEELSVAVEGGIFEKMGNAGTGEAIKMGATELGKESPVPFGGVLGALSGAALQAIYTNREQVLEILGLKSEAEQYRSNDTDSDDDPGGVW is encoded by the coding sequence ATGCTCCCCGAAGAGGACGTGCAACTGGAGATCGATCTCGATCCCGAGTTGGAACGCGAAGCCGAGGAGACCGCACAGCGTGTGATGAGTGGCGGAAAGCTCGGCATCCAGAATCTCTCTGACTCCGACGTTCATATTCAGCGATCGATCAGAGGTCGGTTGTCGTCGGCACTGGATATGATCAGCGGCGTCGGCGCCGACGAGACGAGCCTCGACACTCAGTCACTCGGAGACGCGTCTGGCGTGAACGAACGTCTAAACGCGCTCGCCGAGAATCAACGGGAAATCGCGACTCGTGTCGAGGAGTTGTCGGTCGCCGTCGAAGGCGGCATCTTCGAGAAGATGGGCAACGCCGGCACCGGTGAAGCGATCAAGATGGGCGCAACCGAACTCGGAAAGGAGTCTCCCGTTCCGTTCGGTGGCGTGCTCGGCGCGCTCAGCGGTGCCGCGCTTCAGGCTATCTACACCAACCGTGAACAGGTGCTGGAAATCCTCGGACTCAAGTCTGAGGCTGAACAGTACAGGAGCAACGATACTGACTCTGATGATGATCCCGGGGGGGTGTGGTGA